The Myotis daubentonii chromosome 1, mMyoDau2.1, whole genome shotgun sequence genome includes the window ATTTCTCCAAGCAAAAATTAGTGAGCTTGGTTTGAATAATGAACCCGTCGTCCTTGAATGTTCCTCTTACTTTTTTCCtactggggagagactgagaaaaTTTAAGTATGAGTGTTGTTGGCAAGGATTAATATCGATTAAAAGAAAGTCAAGTCTGTTGACAAAATCAGTTGTTCCTGTGGGTTCttctcatttataattttgttttgctctttCATCTTTACTtaagaaaaaggaataataattttattcattataaaatttttattatttgtattattagTCAAAATCATtagttaaaaatttattatttccgTGGCATATGGTATGTCAAGGTTATTTTTATCCTTTAAGGTCTTTGTCTTAACCATCCCAACACTGGTTGTAGGTATTTTGGgataaataattcaaaagaatgatttttaaatatggaaaataacTATGGTGATGcccaatattaattttataagtatttttaacCTTGATGTTAAGAGTTTTGGGAATTTCTCAATGTATTTCTATGAAATAGATACTTAAAAAGAATACACTTGACCTTTcaaatctatttttgttcttcagtctTGATTGTTAAGTTTATAGCCTTTAGACTAATAACATGGGCAGCCAGCCACTTCAACAGTGCCTCGCATTAGGAAGATTGGGAAGAGCACATGCCGTCATCTCCTTCTAAACAGTGTGCTAGTTAAGATAACACATAATATTTATATAGCAATTTAGTTGTCATTCTGCTGACATTcagctttctttcctttaaaactgAGATTAAGTTATAAAAACATTCTCCCTTTAAACTTTCAAATTGCTGTGATTGGTAATATGATTTGcagtaattttattttgagtttaaaaTTGGCCTAACAATATATTACTGACTTTGATAGTTTGATTTATAATTACTAAGAAACCGCTAAGGTCAACATAGATAGTCCATATTTTTGTAAGAAAAACCTAGGTTTAATACTATTTAAATGGGTATTTCAACTTCAGTCACTGATAATCCATACTTACTCGATTgtttaacaaatatgtatttaaattctACATTGTAGTAGGCCTTATGTTGGAGAGGCAGTAATGAGAAGAACATAGTTCATATGCAGAAAGGCTTAAGCGCAGCAGGAGAGGTGGGCCGGAAAGTATAACAGTTGGATGAGTACTCGGAGGGAAAGAAAGTGTCAGGGCCAGGATGCTGTGGTAGTACATCAGTGGAGCAGTTGACCTTGGAAGTTCAGGAAAGGTTTTCTTAAGGATGTAATATCTAAGTCAAGGAATCAGATTTGATTGTGTGATATGAATTATCAAAAGGACTTAGGAAGTTTCAGAGAAACTAGTAAGATGATGCAGTAAAGCCAGCGTGGTGTTTTTGAATTGTTGGGGTGTGCAGTATGAAGATCTAATAGAGAGAAATGAGGTGGCAAGGCAATGATAGCAAGATCATGAAAGTTGACTTTATTTGCAGACAGTGAATGTACTTGGAAATGTCACTTAGGGGATTTAAGAATAAAGGGACgatcatttattgaacacttggcTAATATAGGGACTCTAATAAATGTCTCAGATTAAAGGTTGTATGTTATAGTAGTAAGATAATAAAGGCTGGTGGGATGAATTACTAGAGTTCAAAGCTATACTAGACTatttagtagctttttgatgttggaagaattacttaatttctttgagcctcagttttctcatttacataTGAACACCATAACACTACTTCTCTAAGAGACTACTATATGGGATAAATAAAGAAATACCTGAAAAATCCTTGTTATAGAGCCTgccacataaacaaacaaacaaataaacaaacaaatgttaGTTTCCATTCTATTTAttacccagggtcacacagttcAGCAATGTGACTTAAAACTGTAATCCAGTTCTATCCAAATCTAAAGTCTATAAATCTTCActattttaaagatgtttattttaaatttgttttcacatatataaaatgagaactaataacaaattatttcaaaaggTTAAGAGGTTGATGTGTGTgagttttatacattttaaagtgcTATATAGATGCTTATTATatcactagaagcccagtgtgcGAAATTGCGCAGCCCGTGCACCCATGTCCACCTCGCCGTGCCCACTCTTTCGCTGGGCCGCCTGCCTTGCTGCGATCGGAGCCTGTGCGCCATGCCACGTGAGCCAAAATTGTGTGATACCCCAGACCCTCCGCGCGAGGCGAGACCCCAGACTCCAGACCCGCCACGCGAGGTGGCACCCCAGACCCCAGACCAGTCATGCAGAGCAGGACCCCAGACCTGCTGTGTAAGGCAGGACCCATCAATGCATctcctggtgactggttgtttggttgttaaGGCGTTATGGCcatgggttttatatatatatatatatatatatatatatatatatatatatatatattgcattctAGAAGATCTGAGAACTTTCAAATAAGGTTGTTTTGTACAACTTAATAAAGTGTTTTTCTGccccagccagttttgctcagtgggtagagcatcggacCTTGAACcaaagggcatatacctaggatgcaggctcctcccggccaggccctggttggggcacatgaaggaggcaaccaatcaatgtgtttctctcacattgatatttctttctgtctctccccctctcttccactctctctaaaaataaatggaaaaatatcttcaggtaaggattaaatcaatcaatcaatcaataaataaagtgtTTTTCTAGATCTCATTAGACTTGGAAGTCCCAGTGGGCGTTTGGCAAataattgatgaatgaatgattacTTGTGAATCTCAAGATCAGATTTCTTTTCTGTGCTAAAGGACTGGATTTCTCATTAGTTACAAACCACTTCACTTGAATGGACCCTAGCATCCGAAAGTAATTGACCCAAATCCAAAATAACAGATGTTCCCTTTcattccccattgacccccttctagcccacccctacttccctgcctcaggccttcaccacactattgtctgtgaccatgggttatgcacataaaTTCTTTGGTATGAGCTAGTATTAATACTTATGAAtgcttttcttctttcaaaacattttggttccattttattttatccacCAGACTGGAAATGCTTTTAAAGTAGTGTCCACATGCTTAAGAGCATGGACTTTAAAGCAAAactccctgggttcaaatcccagctccagtTGGGGGAAATCACTTATTTCTTTttcacaataataacaataacaacaataatatgTAATCCATGAGTgtatattaaataagtaaatacatgtaAGCAAAGAATATTGGCCTATAGCATGTACTGTGTAACTCTTGattgcttattattattaaatgttattgttttatatcccacaacAATTGTTATAGTACCTTGTATACAGTAGCTGGTAAATGTtttgtaattaatttattaaattctacCTTGttcacctttttaaatttttttcaagaaattaaTGGTCATAGCAAATGAGGCTTAGTGATGTCAGATTCCTGACCAGGCCTGTCTTCCAGACTAGCATTTGAGTGAGGAAGAAAGTAAAGGCTCATAAACTACTTCCAATAATAGCACATCTATTGAAGATTTCAGCAAAAGATTTTATGGGTGATCAGTAAGAACTTTGAAAGGGTTGAGTGATTAATATATTTCCTGGCATGATGTGTTAAATATGGAATAAGCACATAAATGACCCACTAATTTTCTTTGCAATATTTGATTAAGAATATTGCAGGTGAAGAGCCTCAGTCAACTCCTGTTAATGTTGCCATGGATCTGTTTGTAGTTGTGGTTATCTGTAGCTTGTGCCAGAATTTGCTCTTGGGAATGATCTAAAGTTAGCAATATATTTTGGCACTTAAATTTAATGCTAACTCTAGGGTCCCCATGATTCCAGAGTCAGTTTGGGGTCCTCTAGATTGGAACACCATGACTTAGATCTTCTCTGGTCCCAATGACCAGGCTGAAAATTTAGATGTTCCAGTGTTATTCTGGAGAAGATACTCTTAATCAGTGTTAGGCCCTGGAGCACTTTGAGAATCAGGTGGAATTATGAACTTTGCCCTCAGTTAAACTTGTGTAATCAAGCTCACACTAAATTTGCCTTAGAAAGTCAAGGTTTTAAAGGTCCCTGAGACATATCCACAGACTCAAGTTAGATCCAGTTGCATTTAATTGGCTTTATTGTACAAGAACCAAAAATTTAAATGTCACATGAAAGTAGAATGTAAGGGGAGAAGAAAGAGCCGAATCTGTGAAAATCACATTCTCTCTTGACTGAAGGTAGACAAGTGGCCAAAGGAGAGTTTGAATTGGTTTCAACAAGACCTATAAAAAAATGATGACAGTTCAGGAATTTAGTTCATAATCTGTTAATAGTTATCATGATATGTAGATTTCATTAAGCTTTCATAAAAAGAGTTtatcaaattaaatatttaaatgtaaatatttaagcTTGTCATACAGTgaactgaaaataattttcacCTAATATTTATAGACAGACACTGTCctttatatgcatatttataagaGATTTTGTACAATGGTTTTAACTTAAAATCTATATTTGTGGGTTTTGAACAAATATAACTATAGAAATAATGATTATTCTATTCAAACCATAATCATGTAATAATATtttagatcaataaaatatataactgcATACTAAATTACTTGCTTTCCTGTaatctccatttatttttctcatttttttcctaaattttaaCACATCAAAATTTTATCCATcttatcttctttttttgtattagaTGTCCTATtaaatatcaatgaaataatACATTATACACATATGCTGATCTAAGTAaacaaagttttttgtttttcttcaaattaGGCAGCCCATATGGAAATAGATGGCATAATAAATAAGCCTCACTAGCTGAAATCAGTAAGGACAAGATATTGGCTATAAGTAaatcttaatatttattaattttactttagTTTTTCTAATGTGTTACATTTTACAGACTGATACATTTTTACAATTCTGCAATATGCAGTCTCACTTACACCTCATAGTCACCAAATTCTGAGAAAAGGAAAGTTTGGAGAGACAAATGACTTGCCTAatcaaacagatggaagaatcaGCCTTCTCTGATCTAATGCTATTGCCGTTATACCGCAGATCACTGTTGTATTTTAGATCATAAAACCTGGAGACAATGTGATGAACTGAATATATTTGTTGTGGAGACTCAAACATTTTTAACTTTCTCCCCAAATTATTTCACACTCTGGTCCTTtcctattttattaatctttctttttattttaatttcttaccataaatttcaaattattttagaCCCTGCCATTATCCATTGATTTAAGtaatagatagaaacattttaCATCATATTTAAGGTTCTGAAAATATCCTTTTAATATGTGTATGCTTTTCAAGTTAAGAATTAGATTCTTCCATGAATTTATCTTAAGAGAAGATAAATTTGGGGTGCCTAACATCATGGATTCTTTCACAAACTATATCTGAAATAAAAGAATGCATGGGAAAAATGTTTCCTTTCACTGTATTCATAAAAAAATTAGAGTGCAAGAATACTGTTAagcaattaaaatgtatttaagttcACATCCTATATACATtttctaagaaaccatttttgaaataagaaaaatcatgattttaagatataattttattcttgtatgaaaatagtaatgaaataaaactaataaattcTAGGAGTGTTCCAACTGTCCAAAAAAAGTTTGATAATAAAACACCCaagttttcttcattttgtaaaataaggttattttttacttcttgttGGAACAAAATCTAGTGTACCAATGCTATGGCACCACCAAATTAAAATTATAAGTCGCCTATTTTGCCTGTCCTAACAGACTTAATTTATCTATTTCTACTATATTTAGATTTTGTGACTATGTTGATACATCCATAagtcttgtctttatttttttcttttgctcactTACCTGTGTTGTCTTCCTTGATGCTTCCATGGAGTTTTTAGACCACGGTGATAGGTTCAGTAATTGTGACTGTGGTGGTCTCAGGTGTGCTTGTGATGAATTGTGAGGAAGCTTCCTGATTAACCACAGAGCTCACTGTTGGTTCACTGGACAAAATCACTGTTGGCTCATCAGCAGCAATGATATTGATGGTAGGGATGACTGCCTTATCCTGATTTTTCTTTGGGGGGATGGCAATTTGTGATGGAGTTGATTCACTGGGTGGGAAAAGTGTTGCCTCATCAGCAGGAATGGTATTGGCAGCAGGGGTGACTGCCTTATCCTGATTTTTCTTTGGGGGGACGGCAAAAAGCGGTGGAGTTGATTCACTGGGTGGAATGAGTGTTGGATCATCAGCAGGAATGGTATTGGCAGTAGGGATGACTGCCTTATCCTGATTTTTCTTTGGGGGAATGACAATAAATGATGGATGTAGGTATGGGTGACGTACCAGAGTGGGTGGGTAGATATTTGGCAGGGCTTGCCATTGAGGAATTTGGGCATGTGGCCTAATTGAAACTGGTTTTGTATGATATGGGTAAGGCATATATTGGTTATTATTAATTGGTACAGCTGGTCTATATTGGTAGTAATTGGGTGCAATGTGCGGATAACTCTTCCACACATAATGAATTGGAATATATTTGACTGTGCTTTGATCAAACAATCTTTTATCAGTCTCACGGCACTGCAAAGAATAAATTGTGCAGAATGGTGTTATTATAGGATAGAATGTAGAGATATCTTAAATcagaatttttttgaaataatgt containing:
- the CSN3 gene encoding kappa-casein, with the translated sequence MGKLKIMKVLRTYTVIDQCRETDKRLFDQSTVKYIPIHYVWKSYPHIAPNYYQYRPAVPINNNQYMPYPYHTKPVSIRPHAQIPQWQALPNIYPPTLVRHPYLHPSFIVIPPKKNQDKAVIPTINIIAADEPTVILSSEPTVSSVVNQEASSQFITSTPETTTVTITEPITVV